The stretch of DNA CCAGGAAATTCGGtatccatagaaacaaacgaataGTTGTGGAGTGCACTTTGAATTAACATAAACTCGTATTCCAAATTATCAGCAAATACTTCCCTAACAATCACTGGTTTGTTGACAAAAATcgacatttttttttcttgactTATACTTTAAACTGAAACTATTGAACTCTAGATATACTTTTCGTGATCTTAAGTCAGTTCTAactaagatatatatatatataattttcataatcCTAATTCAATTCTAACTAATATAATTTTCGTAATCCTAATTAAGTTCTAAGATAGTGTATTAATATAAGGAGGGTACTCTGTTATatataatttcttaatttaattttttttactaaattcgttttaggaaaggaaaaagaaaaacttgtaGATTTTACTAATTTGCCCTTGAAAGTTACTgcaagttatatgttttgatgGGTGAGATTTAggtttaaggtttagtgtttacatttttaagtttatgttttattattaataataatataaaaggtGTCAcaattatatatttcaaaaaatataatttaatatttagttacacatttaaaaataattataatttaattaacccCCAAGGCGGAATGATCAGTATCGAAAATATTCCATTGGTCGCGAAAACACGCGGACCTTAGGCCGGGTAGGGTCGGTCGGATTGAGTTgtatcaaaacggcgccgttttagcatcggaaattaaaattcaaaacgatgccgttttacaactcctatttaagtaaaaaattttcaaaaaatatcatttcagccttcatttaaaaaaaacggAAACCTTCGTTTTTTTTCTCAAAGCTATCTCAGGCCGGTCATAGCTCTGGCGATCACCGTCATACCGGCCACCTGTCACCGGCGAGAGCTCCGCCATACACTGAgcctttagtttttatttatttatttgggcttgttattattattaatttttattttatttcttggtTTATTTTTTGATGGGCCGGGCAAAAATGTCCCATTTCAGAGTAGAAGGTTATTGTTCTCCCTTCAATCCTAATTTAGTCAAAAACAGTCTATAGCCTACGTCTAACTTGGAATTTTCTTGAATGCTTTTGGGTTTTTGTAAGTCTAGTTTGTAGTTGATATTTTGAGACCTCAAATGATGAATTTAGGTACTGCAAAGTTAAACATCCGTAACCATACCAAATTCTTAGGTCATCTTTAAGGTCAGATATAACCAATGTATTCTATATTTATGGATGAACAGATGTGTTTTTGCTGTTACAAAATGGCGTAAACCTCTTGGTTTGAAGCTCCCTTTTCTCACCTGTATTGGCTTCCTTTAGTGTCATATATCCGACTACCCAAATTGCATTATATGCCTCTCGAGAACACACAGCACAGGCAGGAAAGTTAGATCAGCTGAAATCAGGCTGCAAAATAACTTCTAAAAATGGgttaacttttaaatattataacaatTAAGTCCCTTAAGTCTGACACGTTTCAAACCTAACGAAAGCAACAGGGGGCCAACATTATTGGTGGAATAAACAATCACTCCTAATCcatagaagaagaaaaaaaaactagcAAGATAATCATCTTAATAATGAATTACAGTCACATTATACTCAACAATGGCGTCGCCAGTCTTGAAATTTACGGAATAAGTCTTGAGTTGTGCATACCCTTTCGCCATCCTGAACTTCCCTTTCCCTCCGACCACCGCAAGCTCACGCTCCGATTCGGTAATTGGATTCCTCGACAAAACACTGATAGAGCTGCCGTTGAATTCACCTTTCGTAAACCCGATGTCCAGGTACGCCATCAGAGTCAAAACGTCTTTGCCTGTCGACACCCAGAGGCCTTGAGCGTTCCCTATGACCTCTGATGTTATGTCGGGGCCAACGGTGAGTGGATCATCGAAAGCTATCACGCCGCCGAACCCCGTCGAGGTGGTGATGTTTGGACTGACTATGGGGATTGCACTAGGGTTGTTGCCGCTCATAGTGTCGTGTAAAAAGAAGTGGAGATAGGTTACTTTTTGTGGAGGCGGAACATATGGTCCGGCATGGGAGTAAAAATCTTGGCAACGAGCTACTGCCATGGCGGAGCTGAGAATCAAAATCCAGGCTAATATCATATTTTTCTCCATTGGTAATGGTCAATGGGATTTCACTACTGTGATTATTGTATTATGGCAGCTAATCGATAGGTtcaatttatccttttttttaattaatatttttcattaaactttaaaaggaagttaaatattttgtttaacgAAGTACTACCTAAAatattaatcttttaattatGTTAGAGTCacaattaatatgaaaatttatgtgtattttatcttataaaaaagtaagtaaattctttctaaaattttaatagttaaattaaattatttataaaaaatttagggctaaatttaagtataaaaaaaggataaattaataaaagatataaatattaaagaataAATGGATGATTATGCAATTTAATTATAGAGAAGGCAATCTCTGCCCGAGCTCTCACTTAATGGAAGGCATCGTAATGACATTGTTATCGCAAAACGTAAGCAACCATCTATGGGCCTTCCCTAgggttaattaaaattcaataatacTAATGTATTTGTGCTATgtacaaatataaaattataatcttATTGGTGGCCAAAATAAACGATAGTACTaatgtattttatataaaattaatataaagtagATAAgtaaaatttagaataaattcataaatctattaattttgaaaataacataaCTTCAATGTATGAGAAACAAGAATAATTAACAAATTATATTTCTAACTCAAACTAGTCCGTACAATGCTAAGGCTGATAACTTTTGGTTACATTGCTTAAAAGCTTTCGCATTCTTAATCTGCATAAACGGAGGATGAGAAGACTATCAGATCCTGCTTGGTGGCTTAATCCAGCAACACGAGCCACATTTAAAGTTTTTGCCACCTTTTCTAGTCCACCGTGCAAGTTAAAGATCTTGAAACTGTACTTGATGTCAAAAATCATACAACCAAAGTAATAAGTCAAATGTCGCATGAAAGACTTGAGATCAGGCGGTAATAGATTTTGagtcaaaatcttcaaaaaaaacccaaaatcatAAGCGCTGTGAAAAGTTACCAAAGTCAATTCACCGAAACTCAACCCGGAAATCAGAACCATCATGCCAAAATCTCTTGAACAGATGCCTTTTTCCTTATTCCTTGTAAAATCTATACCTTGTCGTTTAAGCAACTCAATAGACTCTTTATCGTAATGATCTTTTTCaatatcaaaatctttaaaattaaacTCCCATATATAACAAAAAGGAGTTCCGAAATCTGGCAAATTACCTTCAGAATCAGAGAGTGTTAAACTGAGTTGAATGATCTTCAAAGCATCGACATTAACTTTCATG from Gossypium hirsutum isolate 1008001.06 chromosome D04, Gossypium_hirsutum_v2.1, whole genome shotgun sequence encodes:
- the LOC107898591 gene encoding dirigent protein 4; its protein translation is MEKNMILAWILILSSAMAVARCQDFYSHAGPYVPPPQKVTYLHFFLHDTMSGNNPSAIPIVSPNITTSTGFGGVIAFDDPLTVGPDITSEVIGNAQGLWVSTGKDVLTLMAYLDIGFTKGEFNGSSISVLSRNPITESERELAVVGGKGKFRMAKGYAQLKTYSVNFKTGDAIVEYNVTVIHY
- the LOC107898017 gene encoding probable CCR4-associated factor 1 homolog 11 is translated as MSIFVDKPVIVREVFADNLEYEFMLIQSALHNYSFVSMDTEFPGTIFKPDKRFVQLGNPEVNYRFMKVNVDALKIIQLSLTLSDSEGNLPDFGTPFCYIWEFNFKDFDIEKDHYDKESIELLKRQGIDFTRNKEKGICSRDFGMMVLISGLSFGELTLVTFHSAYDFGFFLKILTQNLLPPDLKSFMRHLTYYFGCMIFDIKYSFKIFNLHGGLEKVAKTLNVARVAGLSHQAGSDSLLILRLCRLRMRKLLSNVTKSYQP